Sequence from the Chitinophagales bacterium genome:
CCGGTGTTTTATTTTCGCATTTTCTTCCTGAGAAGGTGTATTATAGAATATATAAGCGATCAGTAAAAGAAAAATCAGTACAAATCCAATAACTGAATTTCTGTCCATCAAATAAATTATTTATATCAAAAATTTTAAGCCCGCAAACGTACGCGAAATTTAATGAAAGACAAAGGTGGAGCCTATCTTCAGGATTGTAGAAATTAAGACTAGTCGCTTACTCTATTGGATAAATTGGAGTAAAAATTTAGCAGCTAAATGTGGAGATTTATAAGACCTAATCCTAAATTACTCAATATAAATTCTTATATCTTAAGGTTGCGAATTATAAGATTAAAGTATTATTCTGCGTAAACTCCTGCCTTTTCTTCTTTTACCTCTGCACCGCTGGATTCTTTTCTTTTCTTTTCTTCCAGACCTGCTGCAACAAATTTTACAAATAACGGATGCGGATTATCAACCGTGCTCTTCAGTTCCGGGTGATACTGAACTCCTATAAACCAGGGATGTTTCTTTAGCTCCATTGCCTCTACCAGGTTACTTTCAGGATTCATCCCCACAGCAGAAAAACCATTTTCTTCGAAAGCTGCCAGGTACCTGTTATTAAATTCATAACGATGGCGGTGACGTTCGAAAATTTTCAGCTTCTGATAAGCATTAGAAGTTTTTGTGCCTTTTTTAAGATCACATTCCATTGCTCCAAGACGCATCGTGCCTCCTTTCAGTACGATCCGCTTTTGTTCTTCCATCATATCAATTACCGGATCCAGGGTATCAGGATTCACTTCAGTAGTGTGTGCATCTTTTAGTCCTAAAACATTCCGCGCAAACTCTACAGCTGCGCACTGTAGCCCAAGGCAGATACCGAAAAATGGCAGATCATTTTCCCTCGCATAACGGATGGCGATAATTTTTCCCTCAATACCACGGGCACCAAAACCCGGTGCTACAAGAATCCCGTTCAGATCTGCCATCACATGGTGCACGTTCTGATCATTGATGTGCTCGCTGTGGATGGAAACTACTTCTACATGACATTCATTCATAGCACCTGCATGGATAAAAGCTTCACGAATGCTTTTATAGGCATCCGCCAGCTCTACATATTTCCCAATCAAGCCAATCTTCACTTCACAAGTGGGATTTTTCAGCCTCCCGAGAAACTCTTTCCATTTATCCAGGTTGGGTTCATCTCCTGAGTGCATTTTCAGTTTGCTTAGAACTGTTTTGTCAAGATTTTCTTTCAGCATAAGCAGCGGTACGTCATAAATGCTTTCTGCATCAATACTTTCCACTACAGCGTTAGTAGTTAAATTGCAAAATTGCGCCACCTTACGACGCAATTCCATATTGAGATGATATTCTGTTCGACAGACAAGAATATCCGGCTGTACGCCTTCTTCAAGTAAATCTTTTACGCTGTGCTGGGTAGGTTTTGTTTTTAATTCTTTCGCTGCTTTCAAATAAGGAATAAGCGTGAGGTGTATTACAATGCAGTTTGTATTTCCCAGTTCCCACTTCAGTTGCCGTACGGCTTCAATGTATGGCAAGCTTTCTATATCACCCACTGTGCCCCCGATTTCTGTAATTACGATATCGTATTCACCCGTACTGCCTAATAATTGGATGCGCCTCTTAATTTCATCTGTAATATGCGGTACAACCTGCACCGTTTTACCTAAATAAGCTCCTTCCCGTTCTTTAGTAATCACCTCCTGATAAATTTTACCCGTTGTAACATTGTTCGCCTGAGAGGTAGGAATATTCAGAAAACGCTCATAGTGACCCAGGTCGAGGTCTGTCTCTGCACCATCGTCAGTAACGTAACACTCTCCATGCTCATATGGATTTAAGGTCCCGGGATCTACATTGATGTAAGGATCCATTTTTTGTATCGTAACACGGAATCCGCGAGCCTGCAGAAGCTTGGCCAAAGAAGCTGAAATGATGCCTTTTCCGAGAGATGAGCTTACACCTCCCGTAACAATAATATACTTGGTAGATGACATAATGGAAATGAAACGTTACGGAATATAAAGGTACTATTTGATTTGATGATTTTGACAAATTCAGAAGATCCCACTTTGTTTTTAATTGATATTTTAGATGCCATAACTGGCTATATACAAGGTTGATTTGGAAAATCATATCCCGATTTCAAAAATAATAATATAAGAATTTAATTAAAATGTAGAGTAATTCCTACAAAACATGTTTTGAAAATACACTTTTAATTTTTTAGATTTTTATAAAGTGTCACATAATCATTGCGTTAATCCAAAATAATTTTTGGCGTGAAATTCTATGTAACGGATAAATAGTGATGCAACAATTTAAGCATAAATATATTGGAAAACGAAAATGTTTTTGAGCAGAAAAAAGAAGAAAATAATTTAATTGCGTCGAATGCAATAGAGCAGAAGGGGCAAGTCATTATTCCTGTTATCGAGGAGCAATTAAATGTCAGGAAAGAAATAATAGAGACAGGAAAAATTCACGTCTCAAAAACAATAAGTAAAGAGACTGAGATAGTTACCGTTCCTTTTATTAAGGAAGAAGTTAAAGTAGAGCGAATAGAAATTAATCAGATAGTGAGTGAGCAACCATCCGTACGGTATGAGGATAACGTTATGATAATACCGGTTGTAAAAGAAGTAGTAATAGTGGAGAAGCGGTTACTGCTTGTGGAAGAGTTGAGGGTGACTAAAAACACTGTCCAGGATGAATTTAAGCAGGAAATAATTTTATCTAAAGAAAATATAAATATTGAGCGGATACCTTCCAGCCAAAATGAGTAATAGAAAAATTTAATTTAATCATTAACCAAAAGAAAAAAACAATGACACACACAGTTATAGGTATGTTCGACGATGCATCGCAGGCCGAACAAGCAATTCAGGAATTAACAAATAATGGATTCAATATCGATAATATTGATATTGCAAAAAGAAGCAGCTCCGGTGAAGCAAATAATACAGGAGGCAGTTATCGCGGATCAACAAGCGATGCAACGGAATCCGAAAGTGGTATTGGCAGATTTTTCAACTCCCTTTTCGGGAATACAGAAGAGGCCAGCAGTTACGCTGAAGTGGCTCACAAAAGCAGTTCTATTGTAACTGTTCATGCAGAAACAGAAGAGTCAGCTACATTAGCATCGGAGATATTAGACAGATATGGATCTGTAGACGTGAATGAGCGTGCTAATCAATATGGATATTCCGGTGATTCAGGAAATAGCAGAGGTAACAGCACTATGGAAGATACCAACGAGTCTCGTTCTATTCCTATAATTGAAGAACAAGTTCAAGTGGGCAAACGTGAAGTAGAAACAGGTGGAGCACGTGTACGCAGCCGTATTGTGGAGCGTCCCGTAGAAGAAAATCTGCGCCTTCGCGAAGAGAGAGTTTGGGTAGAGAGGAATCAGGTTGACCGTGCAGCTACAGAAGAAGATTTGGCCAATTTTCAGGAGGAGGATATTGAAATAGTAGAGCATGCAGAAATTCCTGTTGTTTCAAAAGAAGCACGCGTGGTAGAAGAAATAAAAATTGGCAAAGAAATGAATGAGCGCGATGAAACAATTCGGGAAACAGTGCGCAAAACTGAAGTAGACGTGGAGAACCTTCAAAAGAAGGAAAAGTCAAAAAAGAAAAATAATTTATAACCCACCGGAATTGATTTGAGGATGGCAACTGTTAAGTTACCATCCTCATTTTTTGTATAGATCTAAGAAGAAATAAATAAAAACTTAAAAATTAAATCACAGACCTAACTTAATTGATTGTCACAATATATTGGTTTTGAGTATTGTGATCATCTCCTCTATCTTTGATTCCGGAGAGATGGCAGAGCGGTCTAACGCGGCGGTCTTGAAAACCGTTGTCCTTCACGGGACCGGGGGTTCGAATCCCTCTCTCTCCGCAACCTGGTGGCAACGTATGTTTCAGTATTAGTGTATTAAGTGTAAATCTATTTCTGATAAAAGACTACTGGCTTTTTGGTAATGCCCCAATCATACAGCATCTGCCGTACATAATAAGATTTTTCCGGCGTGCTTATTTTTTCCCATGAAAAAAAATTGGCGGAATAAGGCAATACGATAACAGAGTCCGTATTTGCACGGGAAAG
This genomic interval carries:
- a CDS encoding CTP synthase; translated protein: MSSTKYIIVTGGVSSSLGKGIISASLAKLLQARGFRVTIQKMDPYINVDPGTLNPYEHGECYVTDDGAETDLDLGHYERFLNIPTSQANNVTTGKIYQEVITKEREGAYLGKTVQVVPHITDEIKRRIQLLGSTGEYDIVITEIGGTVGDIESLPYIEAVRQLKWELGNTNCIVIHLTLIPYLKAAKELKTKPTQHSVKDLLEEGVQPDILVCRTEYHLNMELRRKVAQFCNLTTNAVVESIDAESIYDVPLLMLKENLDKTVLSKLKMHSGDEPNLDKWKEFLGRLKNPTCEVKIGLIGKYVELADAYKSIREAFIHAGAMNECHVEVVSIHSEHINDQNVHHVMADLNGILVAPGFGARGIEGKIIAIRYARENDLPFFGICLGLQCAAVEFARNVLGLKDAHTTEVNPDTLDPVIDMMEEQKRIVLKGGTMRLGAMECDLKKGTKTSNAYQKLKIFERHRHRYEFNNRYLAAFEENGFSAVGMNPESNLVEAMELKKHPWFIGVQYHPELKSTVDNPHPLFVKFVAAGLEEKKRKESSGAEVKEEKAGVYAE
- a CDS encoding DUF2382 domain-containing protein, whose translation is MENENVFEQKKEENNLIASNAIEQKGQVIIPVIEEQLNVRKEIIETGKIHVSKTISKETEIVTVPFIKEEVKVERIEINQIVSEQPSVRYEDNVMIIPVVKEVVIVEKRLLLVEELRVTKNTVQDEFKQEIILSKENINIERIPSSQNE
- a CDS encoding YsnF/AvaK domain-containing protein, producing the protein MTHTVIGMFDDASQAEQAIQELTNNGFNIDNIDIAKRSSSGEANNTGGSYRGSTSDATESESGIGRFFNSLFGNTEEASSYAEVAHKSSSIVTVHAETEESATLASEILDRYGSVDVNERANQYGYSGDSGNSRGNSTMEDTNESRSIPIIEEQVQVGKREVETGGARVRSRIVERPVEENLRLREERVWVERNQVDRAATEEDLANFQEEDIEIVEHAEIPVVSKEARVVEEIKIGKEMNERDETIRETVRKTEVDVENLQKKEKSKKKNNL